AGCAGATATGTTTAGTAGCATCTTCTCAAGCTTTATAAGTTCCATTTTTATTCTTGTTGTAACAGTAGTGACGATGTGCACCTTGAATTGGCGCTTGACAGGACTTATTGTACTCTTTTTACCAGTCATGCTGGGCTCCATTTTACTTTATCAACGCTTATCTAATCGTCTCCTCAAACTCGTCCGAAGCAAACTGAGCGATTTGAATGTCAAACTTTCTGAAAGTATTGAGGGGATGCGAATTATTCAGGCGTTTGGTCAGGAAAAACGCCTGATAAATGAATTTGAAACGATTAACGGCGAGCATTTGGAGTATACAGTTCGCTATCTCAATATCAATAGCCTTTTTCTGCGTCCAGCTATGTCTTTGCTGAAAATTTTAGCTTATGCAGTTATTTTAGCTTACTTTGGCTTTACTTGGCAGGTTGCAGGAGTGACAGCAGGGGTTATGTATGCTTTTATACAATATGTCAATCAACTTTTTAATCCTCTGATTGATTTGATGCAGAATTACTCTGTTTTACAGACATCTATGGTGGCTGCAGACCGTGTTTTTGCAATCATAGACCGCAGAGACTATGAGCCCAATCAAGCTAATCTTCCATTGGAAATTACAGCTGGGAATATTGAATTTCGTCATGTTTCCTTTTCATACGACGGCAAGCGTGATGTTCTGAAAGATATTTCATTTTCAGTCAAGCAGGGGGAAACAATCGCCTTTGTCGGTGCGACTGGCTCAGGCAAGTCTTCGATCATCAATCTCTTTCTGCGTTTTTATGAATTTGAAAGAGGAGAAATTTTAATTGATAATCAAAACATTAAGGATTACAGTCAAGCTGAATTACGCCGCAATATTGGTTTAGTTCTTCAAGATCCTTTCCTCTATCACGGTACCATTGCTTCTAATATCCAAATGTATCAGGAAAATATGAGTCGAGAAGATATTGTAGAAGCTGCTAAGTTTGTGGATGCTCACGACTTTATCACTCAGCTTCCTGCAGGTTATGACAGTCCAGTAACTGAGCGAGGTGCGACTTTTTCAAGTGGACAAAGGCAATTGCTAGCTTTTGCTCGAACAATCGCTACCAAGCCCAAAATCTTGATTTTGGACGAGGCAACCGCTAATATCGACTCAGAGACCGAAGAACTTATCCAAACTTCGCTAAAAAAAATGCGCCAAGGACGAACAACGATTGCCATTGCTCACCGTCTGTCTACCATTCAGGACGCTAACTGCATTTATGTCATGGAACAAGGCCGTATCATTGAATCTGGCACACACGAAGAGCTTCTAGCGCTTAAGGGGACTTATTATAAAATGTATCAATTGCAGGCTGGAATGATGAAAGAAGAGTGATATGTTAAAGAAGGAGGCTGGGCAAAAAGTGTCCCAGCTTCTATCAGATTTAGTAATAAACGAATAACGCAGTAGGTGATTGGACTCTTCATTCGCTTTTCAAGCTCAGAAGAGCGCTTTTGGCGAAAACTTCGTTTTCTTCATCTGCAACCTTAAACAGCTTGATAACTGTTTAAGCACCCTTGCGGGGGTGGGACTACGAACTAAAAATTTTCGATTTTTAGTTCTGTCCCACTCCCTTATAAATATTCATTTAAATGTTGTAAGACTTTTTCTAGATCCTCGTATTTAATTTTTGCGTATTGATAAGGGCAATCCTGTATATAACTCGCTTCAAAAAAATCCAGTGGCAGATTGCTATGTTTGAGGGAACTGATAGATTTAAGTCCACGTAGATCTAGTAAGATACCATCTCTATTGAGAAAGTAGGAAAGTTTGAGCTGATTTTGGCTTAAAAGTTTTCTAGCTCTCGTCAATTCTTTTTCTTGTTGATTGAGAAGAGAAAGACGATTTTTTTCAAACATGAGATTGTCAATATAAAGGGATAGAGCTTTCTGCATGATGAGATTGCTGTCGTAGTCTACTGCTTTTTTGTAGGTTATAAAAGTGGGCTGAATAGCTGGAGGAAATAGCAGAGCTGTTATCCGAAGGGCAGGGAAGAGGCTAGTAGAAAAAGATTTGATATAGATGACATGCTGGCTGTCGTCCAAGTAATGAAAGGTTAGTTCGCGTTTGCTGTCAAAGTCAGCCAAATAATCATCTTCTATGATATAAACATCATAAAGCCGAGCAAGACGAATGATTTCTTCCTTCTCCTTTCGACTGTAAGAATGCCCCAAGGGATAATGAAAGCGTGGGATAGTATAGAAGAATTTGATACGACCAGATTGAAAAATCCTCTCCAATTCTCCTAAATCAATTCCTTCTGGAGTTCGCTCAATTGTTTGATAAGGAAGTTTTTGGGCAGTTAGCAAATCATTTATCCGATGATAGGTAGGCTGTTCAACTAGAATTTCATATTTTTCATTTGGAAAGGCAATTTGCGAAAGA
This Streptococcus anginosus DNA region includes the following protein-coding sequences:
- a CDS encoding ABC transporter ATP-binding protein, translated to MKKQATFHRLLTYMWRYKWVSILALTFIFATTLVTTALPLLARYFIDHFISRHQIMAGFYILILYYALFLLRVLFTFLGQYSFARVAYSIVRDLRQESFENIERLRMAYFDQTAAGAIVSRLTNDTQAVADMFSSIFSSFISSIFILVVTVVTMCTLNWRLTGLIVLFLPVMLGSILLYQRLSNRLLKLVRSKLSDLNVKLSESIEGMRIIQAFGQEKRLINEFETINGEHLEYTVRYLNINSLFLRPAMSLLKILAYAVILAYFGFTWQVAGVTAGVMYAFIQYVNQLFNPLIDLMQNYSVLQTSMVAADRVFAIIDRRDYEPNQANLPLEITAGNIEFRHVSFSYDGKRDVLKDISFSVKQGETIAFVGATGSGKSSIINLFLRFYEFERGEILIDNQNIKDYSQAELRRNIGLVLQDPFLYHGTIASNIQMYQENMSREDIVEAAKFVDAHDFITQLPAGYDSPVTERGATFSSGQRQLLAFARTIATKPKILILDEATANIDSETEELIQTSLKKMRQGRTTIAIAHRLSTIQDANCIYVMEQGRIIESGTHEELLALKGTYYKMYQLQAGMMKEE
- a CDS encoding aminotransferase-like domain-containing protein, with product MGTVKMIKPKYQCIVDQISQDIKSGKLSKGQKIPSVRQLAEYYRCSKDTAQKALMELKYQKYIYAVPKSGYYVLENSLEDQQDMELTVRDDHYQIYEDFRLCLNETLIGRENYLFNYYSQQEGLEDLRQSVQQLLLDSAIYTSADRLVLTSGTQQALYILSQIAFPNEKYEILVEQPTYHRINDLLTAQKLPYQTIERTPEGIDLGELERIFQSGRIKFFYTIPRFHYPLGHSYSRKEKEEIIRLARLYDVYIIEDDYLADFDSKRELTFHYLDDSQHVIYIKSFSTSLFPALRITALLFPPAIQPTFITYKKAVDYDSNLIMQKALSLYIDNLMFEKNRLSLLNQQEKELTRARKLLSQNQLKLSYFLNRDGILLDLRGLKSISSLKHSNLPLDFFEASYIQDCPYQYAKIKYEDLEKVLQHLNEYL